One Perognathus longimembris pacificus isolate PPM17 chromosome 2, ASM2315922v1, whole genome shotgun sequence DNA segment encodes these proteins:
- the Ado gene encoding 2-aminoethanethiol dioxygenase, producing MPRDNMASLIQRIARQACLTFRGNGGGRSASDRGAASGAEAPMPPGFPENLSKLKSLLTQVRAEDLNIAPRKATLQPLPLIHPPVTYMHIYETDGFSLGVFLLKSGTSIPLHDHPGMHGMLKVLYGTVRISCMDLLDAGGGQRPRAPPPEQQFEPPLQAKEREAARPGVLRSQGEYTEASGPCVLTPYRDNLHQIDAVDGPAAFLDILAPPYDPEDGRDCHYYRVLEPIRPKGASGSTSDLPREVWLLETPQADDFWCEGEPYPGPKVLP from the coding sequence ATGCCCCGAGACAACATGGCTTCCTTAATCCAGCGGATAGCCCGCCAGGCTTGCCTCACCTTCCGGGGCAACGGGGGCGGCCGCAGCGCTTCCGACCGCGGCGCGGCGTCGGGTGCCGAGGCGCCGATGCCTCCCGGTTTCCCGGAGAACCTGAGCAAGCTTAAGAGCCTGCTGACCCAGGTCCGCGCCGAAGACCTCAACATCGCCCCGCGCAAGGCCACGCTGCAGCCCCTGCCGCTCATTCACCCACCGGTCACCTACATGCACATCTACGAGACCGACGGCTTCAGCCTCGGCGTGTTCCTGCTCAAGAGCGGCACCTCCATCCCGCTGCACGACCACCCGGGCATGCACGGCATGCTCAAGGTGCTCTATGGCACCGTGCGCATCAGCTGCATGGACCTGCTGGACGCGGGCGGCGGGCAGCGGCCGCGGGCTCCGCCGCCCGAGCAGCAGTTCGAGCCACCGCTGCAAGCCAAAGAGCGAGAGGCCGCGCGGCCGGGAGTCCTGCGCTCCCAGGGCGAGTACACCGAGGCCAGCGGTCCCTGCGTCCTCACGCCGTACCGGGACAACCTACACCAGATCGACGCGGTAGACGGGCCCGCCGCCTTCCTGGACATCCTGGCCCCGCCCTACGACCCAGAGGATGGCCGTGACTGCCACTATTACCGGGTGCTGGAGCCCATCAGGCCCAAAGGGGCCTCCGGCTCGACCAGTGACCTGCCTCGAGAAGTGTGGCTCCTTGAGACCCCGCAGGCTGATGACTTCTGGTGCGAAGGAGAGCCCTATCCAGGTCCTAAGGTCCTGCCCtga
- the Egr2 gene encoding E3 SUMO-protein ligase EGR2, translating to MMTAKAVDKIPVTLSGFVHQLPDIYPVEDLAATSVTIFPNADLGGPFDQMNGVTGDGMINIDMTGEKRSLDLPYPSGFAPVSAPRNQTFTYMGKFSIDPQYPGASCYPEGIINIVSAGILQGVTSPASTTASSSVTSASPNPLATGPLGVCTMSQTQPDLDHLYSPPPPPPPYSGCPGDLYQDPSAFLSAANTSNSSSLAYPPPPSYPSPKPATDPGLFPMIPDYPGFFPSQCQRDIHSAAGPDRKPFPCPLDSLRVPPPLTPLSTIRNFTLGGPSAGVTGPGASGGNEGPRLPGSSSAVAAASAYNPHHLPLRPILRPRKYPNRPSKTPVHERPYPCPAEGCDRRFSRSDELTRHIRIHTGHKPFQCRICMRNFSRSDHLTTHIRTHTGEKPFACDYCGRKFARSDERKRHTKIHLRQKERKSSAPSSSVPAPSSASCTAGSQAGGSLCSSNNSTMGGGPLAPCSSRTRTP from the exons ATGATGACCGCCAAGGCCGTAGACAAAATCCCAGTAACTCTCAGTGGTTTTGTGCACCAGCTGCCTGACATCTACCCGGTGGAGGACCTTGCCGCCACATCGGTGACCATCTTCCCCAATGCCGATCTGGGAGGCCCCTTTGACCAGATGAACGGAGTGACTGGAG ATGGCATGATCAACATTGACATGACTGGAGAAAAGAGGTCCTTGGATCTCCCATACCCTAGTGGCTTTGCTCCTGTCTCGGCACCCAGAAACCAGACCTTCACTTACATGGGCAAGTTCTCCATTGACCCTCAGTACCCTGGTGCCAGCTGTTACCCAGAAGGCATCATCAATATCGTGAGTGCAGGCATCCTGCAAGGGGTCACCTCCCCGGCTTCCACCACAGCCTCATCCAGCGTCACCTCTGCCTCCCCCAATCCACTGGCTACAGGACCCCTGGGTGTGTGCACCATGTCCCAGACACAGCCAGACCTGGACCACCTCTactctccaccaccacctcctcctccttattcAGGCTGTCCTGGAGACCTCTACCAGGACCCCTCTGCGTTCCTGTCAGCAGCCAACACCTCCAACTCCTCTTCTCTGGCTTACCCACCACCTCCCTCCTATCCGTCCCCCAAGCCAGCCACGGACCCAGGTCTCTTCCCCATGATCCCAGACTATCCTGGATTTTTTCCATCTCAGTGCCAGAGAGACATACACAGTGCAGCTGGCCCAGATCGAAAGCCCTTTCCTTGCCCCCTGGACTCCCTGCGGGTACCCCCTCCACTTACTCCACTCTCTACCATCCGTAACTTTACCCTGGGGGGGCCCAGTGCTGGGGTTACCGGACCAGGAGCCAGTGGAGGCAATGAGGGACCCCGGCTGCCTGGTAGCAGCTCTGCAGTAGCTGCTGCCTCAGCCTATAACCCACACCACCTGCCTCTGAGGCCCATCCTGAGGCCTCGAAAATACCCAAACAGACCTAGCAAGACACCAGTGCACGAGAGGCCCTACCCGTGCCCAGCAGAAGGCTGTGACCGGCGTTTCTCCCGCTCTGATGAGCTGACAAGGCACATCCGAATCCACACAGGGCATAAGCCCTTCCAGTGTCGGATTTGCATGCGCAACTTCAGCCGTAGTGATCACCTCACTACACACATCCGCACGCACACGGGTGAGAAGCCCTTTGCCTGTGACTACTGTGGTCGTAAGTTTGCCCGGAGTGATGAAAGGAAGCGCCACACCAAGATCCACCTGAGACAGAAGGAGCGGAAAAGCAGTGCCCCCTCCTCATCAGTGCCAGCCCCCTCTTCAGCCTCTTGCACTGCAGGCTCACAGGCTGGTGGCAGCCTatgcagcagcaacaacagcacTATGGGTGGAGGGCCGCTTGCCCCGTGCTCCTCACGGACCCGAACACCTTGA